The Rubrobacter tropicus nucleotide sequence GTCCGGGTTCGTGAGCTCGGTGGCGTAGTTGGAGAGGCCCACGAACGTCCTGTCCCCGAGGCCGTCCCACTCGAGCAGGCTGAGCACCAGCACGTAGCCCAGCGGGTAGAGCACGAACACGAGCACCCCGAAAAGCTGCGGCAGGATAAAGAAATACCCCCACCCGATGTCGCCCCTGCGTTGCCTGCTGAGCTTGCCCGTTGTCTTTACCGCGCTACTCACTTGCGCTCCCCTTCTTCGAGATCCGCCGGTTCAGGAACGTGGGGAGACCCGCGCCTCCCCACCCCAAAGGACCATCCTCGGCTATCCGTTCCTGTTCTCCTCGATCCTCTGGTTGATGGTCTGGGCCGCGCCGTCGAGCGTCGCCTGCACGTCGCCCGGCGCGTTCTTGAGCCAGAGTTCTTTCTCGAAGAGGTCCTGGATGTCCTCGGGGAGGCCGGGCACGGTGAGGTCCGCGTAACCGACGATGCCGGAGTCGCGGACGTCGAGGAAGTACTGGGAGCCTTCGGGATCGCTCCCCTTGGTCACCAGGTCGTCGGCGCCCTGAAGGACGGAGGGAACGGCGTTGCCCGACTCCTGCAGCCTGAAGCTCTGGCCCTCCGGGCCCGTGAAGTTGGTCAGGAACTCGAAGGCCGCCTTCTCGTTCTCGGTCTGGTTGTTCATGACCATGTAAGCCGTGGCGACCCACCCGGGCTCCATGTCGTTGTCCGTGTTCGTCGGGAAAGGAACCACGTCGTACTCGAGGCTTGTGTTCTGCTTGAAGACGGGCAAGACCCACCGGCCCGCCTGCACGAACGCGGCCCGGTTCGAGTTGAACTGGGCGTCCGAGGTCTGCCCCGTCGGCAGGTTCCCGGCGTAGGTGAAGGCCCCGCTCTCGATGTTGTCGTACATCCACTGGAAGGCCTCGACGGACTTCGCATCCTCGTTGAAGACACACGTTTCGCCGTCGAACGGCTTCCCGCCGTTCTGGCGGCACCAGGAGTAGAACCAGTTGATGCCGTTCTCGAACATGAGGCCGTTGGTGTTTCCGGAGGAGGCGACCTGCTCGGACATCTGGAGCAGGACGTCCCACTTCCACTCGCCGCTCTCGTAGATCTGGCGCGGATCGTCGCTGATCCCGGCTTCCTCGAGAACGCCCTTGTTGTACCAGAGGACCGTCGGGTTACAGTCGACGGTGACGCCGTAGATGGTCCCGTCGTCGAGCCTCGCCGGTCCCCACAACCCGTCCGCGAAATCCTCCGGTTTCGCCGCGCTGTTCGGGCCGTTCATGAGCTTGTTGAGCGGCTTTATGGTCTCGTTCTTTATGAACTGGGCGACCCAGATGTCGCCGGCGTAGAACGCGTCGGGGGCGGTCCCGCCGTTGAGCTGGGTCAGGATCTTTGGGTGGTAGTCGTCGTAGATGGGCGTCGGCGTGTAGGTGACCTGGATGTCGGGGTGGTCCTGCATAAACTTGTCGGTGTACTCGCGAAAGCGCGTGGCCTCACCGGAGTTGGCCCACGAGGCCCAGTCGATCTGCGCGCCCGAAGACCCCCCTCCCCCGCACCCGTAGAGGCCAAGCAAGCTTGCCCCGGCAACGCCGGCGCCACCCAACCTCAGGAAATCGCGCCGGGTAAACCGGCCACCCGCTCTTTCCATCGCTATTTGCCCTTTCCCCAGGGGTTGTGTCGAATCCGATTCAATCCTAGCATTATCGTGCATAAACAATCAATTGGGCGTCCCTTCGAAGGGACGAAGACGCATTCGCAGATGGATCTTGTGCCGATAGTACCTTCTCTCTACGAAATCCCCCGAAGACCGGCGGTGGTGCGAGAGACGGCCCGCACGAAGTCTCGACGTGTTCATCAGCACCCATGCCCCCGTTCGCCCTCCTCTCCCCTTACTAGCAGACTACGGTACACGTGCTCTTTCCATAACACTTCCGCGAATCGGGCAACGCGTTCCTGTATCCTAAGATCCCGATGAGGTACGGGAGCGTCGTCGCGGATTTTGGGGAGACGCCCGGGTTCAGGGTGTGGCGCGGGGAGCCGCTGGCGACGATGCCGTTTCACTGGCACGACCAGGTCGAGATCAACTACGCCGTCGGGGGGAGCCTGACTTATCTGCTGGCTGGTTCGCTGGTGCGGGTCCCGCCCGGGAGGCTTGCGGTGTTCTGGGCGGGGACGCCGCACAGCGTCGTTAACAGGACACAAGTCGACGATTTTTACTGGGTCTACGTGCCGCTCGCGTGGGCGCTGCGGCTCGGGTTGCCGAACGCCTTCACCCGGCGCGTGATGTCCGGCGAGTTGGTGGTCGACGCCGATCCGCTCGGGACGGACCCGCCGATGCTCAGCCGCTGGAGCGAGGAGTTGCCCGGCGCCGACGAAGCCCGCACGCGCCTGATCGTCCGCGAGGTCGAGAACCGGCTGATGCGCCTCGCGCTCTCCCAGCCCGGGGCCGCCGAAGACGGGTGCGTCCCCGCCGGAGCCGGCCCGGTGCGCAAGGTCACCGAGATGGCCCGCTTCGTGGCCGAGAACCACGAGGGTCCGCTGCGCCTGTCCGACGTGGCCCGCCACGTCGGGCTTCACCCCAACTACGCGATGGCGCTCTTTCGCAAGCATTACGGGATCACGTTGAGCGCTTACCTGACGCGGCTGCGCGTCTGTCAGGCCCAGTACCTGCTCCTCTCCACCGACCACGACGCCTCGCGCATCGCCTTCGAGGCCGGCTTCGGCTCGATCAGCCGCTTCTACGAGGCCTTCAAGACCGTGAGCGGGACGACCCCGGGAGAATACAGGCTGCTGCCGAAACTCCAGTAGGGGGCATCACGAGGTCCGACAAGGGGCCCGATGGGCCGCGGGGGACTTTCCCGATGCCCGAAACCTGATGCCTGATAACCTTTGATCGAGATGTTCGGCGAATTAGAGCTTTCGCGGCCCAAACTGACCGGCGTCGCCACGTATCCGGCGGGCGCGACCTTCGGGCCGCGGGTGACGCGAGACTACGAGTTCGTGTGGGTGATCGAGGGCGACGTCGAGTACAGCCGCGACGGAACCATCGTACCCGCGGGTCCGGGCTCGATCATCCTCTGCCGCCCCGGCGGAACCGACTCTTTCCGGTGGGACCAGAGCAACCGCACCCGCCACGGCTTCTTCCACTTCGAGGTCCTCTCCCTGCCTGAGGCCTGGCCGCCGCCCGAAGAGTGGCCGCTCGTTAGGCCGCCCGTCGAGGGGGACGTGCTGCGGCCCCTCTTCCGGCACCTGCTCACCTGGGCCGGCAGCGGCGACCCGCTGCTGCTGCGCGCCACGATGGCTCACATGCTGGCGAGCTTCGTGACGGGGGAGATCGCCGGCAACGACGTACCCCGCGAGCCGCTCCCCGACGCCGTCGAACGCGCCCACGCCCACCTCCAGGAACGTCTCGAAGCGGACCCCTCCGCGCCCCTGAGCCTCCCGGATCTCGCCCGCGCGGCCCTCGTCAGCCCCGAACACCTCTGCCGGCTCTTCAAGTCCTCGACCGGCCTCTCCCCCATCGAGACCGTGCGCCTGGCCCGCCTCGACCGGGCGGCCGTCCTGCTGGCCCGCACCAACTTCTCCGTGGCCGAGGTCGGCGCCGCCTGCGGGTTCCCGAACCCCTTCCACTTCTCCCGCCGCTTCAAAGAGGCCTACGGCCAATCCCCCAGTGACCTGCGAAAGAGCATCCAAAACGGCGCGACGCCCCCGACGCCGAGGCTCTCGAGGAGCGTCCCCGAGATCCGGTAAGGTCAAATCCGGGCATGTTTCGGTCAATCCGAACCATTCCCCCTTTGTGCCCGACCTGCCATAGTTTCGGGGTGGGAACCGCAGAAACGGCGGTCGGAGCGAGGAGCAAAGGAGTTTGTTTTGGTCACGGCGGCGAGTGGGTCGAGGGTCGGCACGGAGGGTCAGGACCGTTACCGGGTATCCGTGGAGGAGTACAAGGCGTTCAGGCAGCAGGGTTTCCTCGTGGTTCGGGGGCTCCTCTCTAGAGCGGAGGTCTCGGAATTGAGGGAGCACACGGAGCTCTTAATGGAGGGGCGGCTGCCGGAGCAGACGCGGACCATGGCCGAGAGGGACCCGGGGA carries:
- a CDS encoding helix-turn-helix domain-containing protein; amino-acid sequence: MRYGSVVADFGETPGFRVWRGEPLATMPFHWHDQVEINYAVGGSLTYLLAGSLVRVPPGRLAVFWAGTPHSVVNRTQVDDFYWVYVPLAWALRLGLPNAFTRRVMSGELVVDADPLGTDPPMLSRWSEELPGADEARTRLIVREVENRLMRLALSQPGAAEDGCVPAGAGPVRKVTEMARFVAENHEGPLRLSDVARHVGLHPNYAMALFRKHYGITLSAYLTRLRVCQAQYLLLSTDHDASRIAFEAGFGSISRFYEAFKTVSGTTPGEYRLLPKLQ
- a CDS encoding ABC transporter substrate-binding protein, with the protein product MERAGGRFTRRDFLRLGGAGVAGASLLGLYGCGGGGSSGAQIDWASWANSGEATRFREYTDKFMQDHPDIQVTYTPTPIYDDYHPKILTQLNGGTAPDAFYAGDIWVAQFIKNETIKPLNKLMNGPNSAAKPEDFADGLWGPARLDDGTIYGVTVDCNPTVLWYNKGVLEEAGISDDPRQIYESGEWKWDVLLQMSEQVASSGNTNGLMFENGINWFYSWCRQNGGKPFDGETCVFNEDAKSVEAFQWMYDNIESGAFTYAGNLPTGQTSDAQFNSNRAAFVQAGRWVLPVFKQNTSLEYDVVPFPTNTDNDMEPGWVATAYMVMNNQTENEKAAFEFLTNFTGPEGQSFRLQESGNAVPSVLQGADDLVTKGSDPEGSQYFLDVRDSGIVGYADLTVPGLPEDIQDLFEKELWLKNAPGDVQATLDGAAQTINQRIEENRNG
- a CDS encoding helix-turn-helix transcriptional regulator; its protein translation is MFGELELSRPKLTGVATYPAGATFGPRVTRDYEFVWVIEGDVEYSRDGTIVPAGPGSIILCRPGGTDSFRWDQSNRTRHGFFHFEVLSLPEAWPPPEEWPLVRPPVEGDVLRPLFRHLLTWAGSGDPLLLRATMAHMLASFVTGEIAGNDVPREPLPDAVERAHAHLQERLEADPSAPLSLPDLARAALVSPEHLCRLFKSSTGLSPIETVRLARLDRAAVLLARTNFSVAEVGAACGFPNPFHFSRRFKEAYGQSPSDLRKSIQNGATPPTPRLSRSVPEIR